A genomic stretch from Gopherus flavomarginatus isolate rGopFla2 chromosome 3, rGopFla2.mat.asm, whole genome shotgun sequence includes:
- the LOC127046585 gene encoding uncharacterized protein LOC127046585, with the protein MNWQNTTPRLRDDPDVVHRRFHAIFQSHNPDWQDVGQLLDCLLRTEEKERVLRGAREAAEAAGDGRDIIALTNPTQWNPNDSAHQANLKKFLTHILTGIKQAGKRTLDWSKVHNTVQGKEENPSDFYERLCKAFCTFTNIDPKAANTQSMVRLIFISQSAPNIKKRLQQLEGAERKSLEELDQLPQLCATLTQAAEDPILPERLSLRPHYSFKSILCGPGLRQEVHASLWGTSKTDLGTLQTEPV; encoded by the exons ATGAACTGGCAAAACACTACGCCTCGCCTTAGAGACGACCCGGACGTCGTTCACAGGCGATTCCATGCCATTTTTCAATCTCATAATCCTGATTGGCAGGACGTGGGCCAACTTTTAGATTGCCTACTGCgcacagaggagaaggagcgggtCCTAAGGGGGGCCAGAGAGGCTGCGGAGGCTGCCGGTGATGGACGCGATATTATAGCTCTTACTAACCCTACTCAATGGAACCCGAATGATTCAGCCCACCaggcaaacttaaaaaaattccTAACCCATATTTTGACAGGTATAAAACAAGCAGGAAAAAGAACGCTAGATTGGTCAAAAGTCCATAATACTGTGCAAGGGAAAGAAGAAAACCCCTCCGACTTTTATGAGagactttgtaaagcattttgtacTTTTACTAATATAGACCCCAAGGCTGCGAATACACAGTCCATGGTCAGGCTTATTTTTATCTCACAGTCAGCTCCGAATATTAAGAAGCGGTTGCAGCAGCTCGAGGGGGCTGAGAGAAAATCTCTGGAAGAACTG GATCAGCTCCCCCAGCTATGTGCCACATTAACCCAGGCTGCCGAGGACCCAATTCTGCCTGAACGACTCAGCCTACGTCCACACTatagctttaaatcgatatta tgtggacctggcctcagaCAAGAGGTACACGCCTCCCTGTGGGGCACTTCAAAAACAGACCTTGGAACCCTCCAGACGGAGCCTGTATGA